The sequence GCTCGCCTGGTGCAGCGCCCAGGCGGCGTCGAGCAGGACCGGCGGCACCTGTCGCTGCGCCGCGGCGGCCAGCGACTGGAGCGAGGACCGGTACGGCCCCTCGAACAGCGACGCGGCGCCACCCGCCAGGAGCAGCAGCCCGAGCGCACCCACGGCCACCGGCAGCAGCAGGGGCCGGCCGCCCGGCCGGACGCCCTCACCCAGGCGCGCGAGGCCGCGTGCGGCCAGTACCGCCAGGGCGAACGCCGGCACGACGAGGATCATCGACGGAATGCGGAACTTGTTGAAGTACGGCAGCGTGTTGTAGAGCAGCTCGTAGAGCCCGAAGCCGAAGGTCCCGAACGAGACGAACACCGCAAGCACCGAAAGCGCCGCAAGCGAACCCCACAGGCTGCGCCCGCCGCGGGCGAACGCAAATGCCGCCAGCATCAGCCAGAGGAAACCGTAGTAGTTGGGGTAGTCGTTGAACGGCATCAGGCCGAGGTAGGTCGCCTGGCCGAATCCGGCGGCGGCCGGCAGCACGAGCGTCCCCAGTTCGGCGGGAGCCAGCGCCCAGCCGTTGGCGTACTCGAGTCCGACGCCGCTGCCGCCTGCCTCGTCCTGCCCCCGGATCGAAATGCCCGTGTATTCGGACACAGGCACCAACCACACTCCGCTCACGAGAAACCCGAGGGCCAGACCCGCGATGACGGTGCCGAGTCGCAGCGCGCGCACGCGCGCCACCAGTAACTCGCCGGCTGCCTCGAACGGGCGCACGATCCCCCAGACAGCCAGCCAGCCGGCGACAGCCAGGGTGTAGTAACTGATCTGGGGGTGGCCGCGCAACAATTGCAGACCGGTCAGCAGCCCGAGCATGCCGACTGCGCGAACACCGGCGCCATCCAACGCTCGCAACGTCCAGCCGACGATCCAGGGCAGGTACATCGCGGCGCCGAGCTTCGTGCCGTGGCCATGCACGCCCCAGGCCACGACCTGCGGAAACAGCAGGTAGAGAGCTGCCCCCAGCAGCAGCGACGAGGTCGGCAGCTTCCAGCGCGAAAGCAGCCAGACCATGCCCAGGCCGCCGAAGATCAAATGGGCGATCATCCACGTCAGCGGCGGCAGGCCGAGCGTGCCCTGCAGGAACGAGAACAGCACTGTGGGCGGATACAGTCCCGGCACATATGTCTGCGACCCGAATGTAGGCATGCCTGCGAACAGGTACGGGTTCCAGTGCGGGTAGCCGCCGGCGGAGCGCGCCGCGTCACCGACCTTAGCGAAGGCATTGGCATTGTCTGCGTCCGCGCTGCGGAAAGTCTCCCCCAGGAACATCGGCCCCGGATAGATCACGGCCACGACGAGCCAGACCCCCAGCCCCAGCAGCAGCCAGCGGGCCCAGGGCCGCCGCAACAGGTCCGGCCCGCCGGTCGGCCCGGTGGGCGGGACGGCGGGTGCCGCCGCGCGTGATCCAGTTCGCGCCATGTCCTCTCCCGAGGTTGCAACCCGTTGCGGAAAATCGCGGTTAGCCTTGATCATAGCAGAAAGCGCCGCCGGCCGTAAACCGCCGCGGCGCCGCCGCTAATGGCTGCGCCCGCTCAATTCGTCGATGGCCCCCTGCCAGATCGCCAGCGCCGTCGCCAGCCGCCCGTGCCACAGGTTCCAGGCCATGTGGCCGGCAAAGTACCCCGCCTGCGACGGCAGCAGCAGCGGCCACTCCCGCCGGGGCCAGTGCGTCCGCATGAGGCGCACGTGGCTGCGGCTGCGCAGCCAGGCCCGCTGCGGGCTTTCCTGGCCCAGCGTTGCCGAGACCTTGTGCAGCACCAGCGAACGCGGCACATGCAGGATGCGACCGCCCGCAGCGCGAGCCCGCAGCGAGTAGTCGGCGTCCTCGCCGTAGAAATGGAACGACTCGTCGAACAGCCCCAGGCGCCGCAGCGCCTCCGACGTCATCAGCAGCGCGCAACCGGTGCCGTAGTCCACATAGCGCGGCTGCGGGTCCAGTCGGCCGGCCAGCTTGCGGATGCCGTCGTGCCGCACCCAGCCGCTGTGCCGGCCCACCACGCCGCCGTCGTACCAGACGCGGGCCGGATCCGAGGCGTAACAGATGCGCGGGGTCGCCAGCCAGGCCAGCGGATCGGCTGCCAGTGCCCGCGCCAGCGTGTGCAGGCTGCCCTCCGGCACGATGGTATCGTTGTTGAGCAGCAGGATGAGCGGATCGCCGTCCTCCGCGAGCAGGCGGCGCAACGCCACGTTGTTGCCGCCGGCCCAGCGCAGGTTCTCCCCCGCCTCGATGATCTCGACGCCAGGGTGGTGCTGCCGCGTCCAGGGCACCGAGTTGTCGGTGGAACCGTTATCGACGAGGATCACGCGCAGCCCGTGATACCGGCTGTCGCGCAACGAGGCCAGGCAGTCGCGCAGGACGGCCATGCCGTTCCAGTTGACGATGACCACGACCAGCGGCGGCAGCGGCACACGCGGTGACGCGGCCCGCGGCCCATCGTGTTCAAACACGGCGACTGACCCGGTAATCGGTTTCGGGCCGGCGCCCGGCCACGATCATCTCGGCAATGAGGCCCAGACTGACGAACTGCAGGGCCAGCACGATGAGCACGAGTCCCAGCACCATCGTGGGCCGCACGCGCAGGCCGTGACCGGTCATCCACCAGACCAGGAAGTACAGGCTGATGGCGCCGCCCGCCGTCAGGCAGGCCAGCCCGAGCCGCCCGAAGAAATGCAGCGGCGACGTGCGCTTGGCGTGCAGGAAATACACCGTCAAGAGGTCGAGGAAGCCGTTGATGAACCGCGCCATGCCGTACTTGGTGCGGCCGTACTTGCGCGCCGCGTGCCGCACCGGCAACTCGGCAACGCGGAAGCCCTCGAGGTGCGCCAGCGCCGGCACGTAGCGGTGCATCTCGCCGTACAGGCGAACACGCCGGGTGACCTCGCGCCGATAGGCCTTCAGCCCGCAGTTGAAGTCGTGCAGGTGCAGCCCGCACATGCGACTGGTGAACCAGTTGAACACCTTGCTCGTCTGGTTCTTGACCAGGCTGTCGCGACGCTTCTGCTTCCAGCCCGAGACCAGGTCGAAACCCTCGTCAAGCTTGTCCATCAGCGCCGGGATCTCGGCCGGGTCGTCCTGCAGGTCGGCGTCCATGGTGATGATCACGGCGCCGCCGGCCGCGCGGAATCCGGCGGCCAGCGCCGCCGCCTTGCCGAAGTTGCGGCCGAAGGAGAGCCCGTGCACCTGCGGGCGCTCGCGGGCCAGCCGCTCCGTGACCGCGAACGTGTCGTCGGTGCTGCCGTCGTCGATGACCCAAACTTCCCACGAGAGGTTGCGCGAGGCCGCCGCGGCAGCGATGCGTTCGACAAGTTCGGGCAGGGACTCGGCCTCGTTGAAGGCCGGGACCACGACCGACAGGTCGCAGGTGGCAGCATCGCCGTTGGCCGCGTCGCCGGCATCGTCGGGCGCAGGTCCGGCCTTCTCATCGCTCATGACTGCCGCCTCCGCGCGATGGCCCAGGCCACCTCGCGTCGCAGGCCTTCGGCAAACTCGACCGTGGGACGATAGCCGATCGTCTTCTCGACGTGCGTGCGCTCGGCGAAGGTGTCGCGCACGTCGCCGTCGGCGGTGGGCCGATACTCGAGGGTCGCCGTCACGCCGGGCGCCTGTTCACGCAGCAACTCGCCGAGCAACTGCAGCGAGTCGCCGAAAGCCACGCGGCTGCCGCCGCCCGTATTGAACACTTCCCACGACTTGTCGCAGGCAACGGCGAGCAGGTTGGAACGCACCGCATCGCCCACATAGGTGAAGTCGCGCGTCTGCCGGCCGTCGCCGTAGACATGGAACACGCGGCCGTCGAGCGCCGCCTCGATGTACTTGCGGAAGGCCATGTCCGGCCGCTGGCGCGGGCCGTAGACCGTGAAGTAGCGCAGGCTGCTGGTCGGCACCCCGAAGTTGGCCGCATAGAGCACGCACAGGTGCTCGGCTGCCATCTTGGTCACCCCGTACGGCGACAACGGCTGCGGCAGGGCCTGTTCCGTGACCGGCAACTGCTCCTGGTCACCGTAGACCGAACTGCTGCTCGAGTAGACGAATCGCGCCAGGGTATCCTTCACCGACGGCTGCCGGCAGGCCTCGAGCAGGCGCTGCGTGGCCATCACGTTGCGGCCAAGGTATTCGGCGAAGTAGTCGCCCCAGCTGGCCCGCACGCCCGCCTGCGCCGCCAGGTGGAAGCAGGCACGCTGCCCCGCCAGCAAAGCCACCGGGTCCAGTTGCTGCAGGTCCTCCTGCCGGAACGTGAAGTGGGGATGCGCCAGGCAACCGGCCAGGTTCTCGCGCTTGAGCGCCGGATCGTAATAGTCGGTCAGGCAGTCGACGCCTGTGACCCGGCACCCCAGCTCGAGCAGCGCTTCGCTGACCGTGCTGCCGATGAACCCGGCACAGCCGGTGACGACCACCGGCGCGCCGGGACACAGTACAGAGGTGACGCGGCCGGGAAGGCCGGCGACGATTTCGCGCGCGTCCGCGCCACGCATGGGCTCAGCGGCCAAGAGCTTCCTCCACCTGCTGCTTGATCTGTTCCTGCTCCCGCGTGCCGGACTGCTTGCGCATTTCCTCGATGCCGCGGGCCATGTCGGCGTCCTGTTCGCCGCTCTGCTTCTGCCAGGCTTCCATGACCGCGCGCGCCTGTGCCACGTCGCCCACGGCCTGGTGCACACTGAACAGCACCTGGTAATAGAACTTCCGTTCGGGCTGGGCCGACAGGCGCTCGGCAAGCCACTGCACGGCCAACTCGGGGACGCCGCCGCGGACGAAGCCGCGGATACTGTTGAAGACCGTGCGCTCCTCCATCTCGACCGGCACGTTGCCCTGCAACGAGCCGAGGAACGTCTTGGCCTCGTCGTCGCGATAGGCCTGCACGAGCAGCAGCGGGAAGAACTCCAGCGCCTGGTCGTTGAACGGCGCAATCGCGAGGCTGGCCCGGAATGCCGCCAGGGCACTGGCGAGCAGGTCCTTGTAGCGGGCCTGGTCGGTGGCGGCGGCCTCGGTCGCCTGCAGGTAGAACTCGTAACCGGCGCGATTGAGCGCCGCCGGGTAGTTGCCCAGCAGGAACGTGGCGTTGGGCACCCGGTACTGGTCCGTGCGCGGGCGGCCGATCATGCGTGCCAGCGAGTCGAGGTCGCTGGCACGCAGTTCACGGGAAGACTGGCCCAGGCCGCGGCGCGGGCCGTCGGTCGAAAGCCCGGCCATTGCGCGGTAGACGCTGTTGCGCGCGGCATCGTCGGTCTGCATGACCGAGCCCAGCTTGTAGACGCCCAGCATGTTCTGCAGCACCGCCTGCGGATCGGTCACCGGCAGGTTGTCCGGTCCGGCCTTGTCGAGCAGGCGGTAGGTCATGCCCTCCATCTGCAGGTTCGGGTAGTAGCGCTGCATGTTCTCCTGCGGGATAGTCACCGCGAAGAACAGTTGCCGCCCCTTCTCGCCCTGGTTGGCCGTGACGATGTCGTGCAGGACATAGTCCTTGATCATGATGAACTGCCGCTCACCCGTCTTCGGGTCCTCGTAGAGCCGGTGCCGCAGGGCGTCGATCTCGGCGTCGCTCCGCTGCATGGCCAGCGGATTCTCCGGCGAGTGCTTCAACTGCTTGATGTACCACGGCAGGTTGATCAGCGACAGGTTCACGACGGTGACGTCGCGCCGGAATTTCTCGACTTCCTGCAGGTACCAGATCGGGAACGTGTCGTTGTCCCCGTTCGTGAACAGGATGCCGTTCTGGTCGCAGCCGGCGAGGATGTTCCAGGCGTACTCGTAGGCGATGCGGTTGTTGGTGTTGTCGTGCTCGAAGTACTTCGTGCTGCCGGGCATGAGAGGCAGCAGAGGCAGCAGGACCAGCACGCCCGCGGCCGCCAGCACGGCCGGCTTCAGCTTCACCGGCTTGGCCGGCGCGCGCCAGTCGCCTCCGGTCGCCTCCACTTCGGCGGCCGACTTGCCCTCGGCGCCGGCCAGGTAGCGCAGGAGCGCCGAGACGCCGAGTCCGATGAACACGGCCGCGAACATGAACGCCGCGAAGTAGAAGTAGTCGCGTTCGCGCACTTCGTGGTTGGTGAAGTTCAGGTACAGGGTCAGGATCTCGCCGTTGATCAGGTAGCCGATCAGCGGCACGAAGATGAGCGGACGCAGGCGCCGCAGGCCCTGCATCACGCCGACCAGGGCCAGGAAGATGGGTCCCACGATGGTCGAGATGGTCGTCAGCAGCCCGCTGCCGGTGCCCAGGAAATAGAACTGCTCGAACAGGAACCGGTAGTAGTAGCCGAACTGCCAGCCCAGCGGCGCCTGGCGCGTGAACGGGTTGAGCGGCGGGTACTGTTCGCGCCGGATCACCGACATCAGGGTCTTGAAGTCCTCGGGCGCCGTCTGGTTGATGAACGGCTCCGGGCTGGCGCCGGCGCGGATCATCATGATCGCATGCACGGTCAAGCCCAGGAAGAACAGTGCGCTGCCGTACAGCGCGAACCGGTGGCCGGTGGCGGCGCGCACCCCGACCAGCGCCAGGTAGCCGATGAGCATGACGACCAGGAGCCCGTTGTTGTGCAGCGTGGTCGAGAGCAGGAAGAGCGCCAGGCCGCCGCTCATCAGCAGCAGGTCCACCATTGCCAGCTTGCGGCGCGAGGCCAGGACCAGCAGCACGAAGATGCCAGGATACACCAGCAGCGTCCCGAGGTGGAACCCCACGCCCAGGCCCAGCAGGTAGATCATCAACAGCAGCAGCATGTCGCTGCCCGCGCGCTGTCGCTCGTCGTACCAGCGCACGGCCAGCCAGGCCAGCAGGGCCAGCATGAAGGCCCCCAGGCCGTACACCTCCGCCTCGATGGCGTTGCTCCAGAATGTCTCGGAGAAGGCCAGGAACAACGCCCCGGCCACGCCGCCTACGTGCGCCAGCCAGCCCGAATCGGGGTCGGCGCGCCTCGCCAGTTCCCAGATCAGCAGGTAGATGAAGGTGACGGCCAGCGCGCTGAAGAACGCCGACATGAAGTTGACGGCCCACGCGGTCCGGTACGAGGCCTGGGTGATGTCGGGCTAGCCGCTGAGCAGCACGTCGAAGACGCGGCCCATCAGCACGTAGAGCGGCGTACCCGGCTGGTGCGGCACGCCCACGATGTGCGCTGTGGTGATGAACTCGCCGGCATCCCAGAACGGGGTCGTCGTATTGAGGGTCGCGCTGTAGACGGCCAGGGTCAGCACGAACACGCCGGCGGCGATCAGGACCTGCGGCCGACGGAGCCAGTTTGCGGTCACGTTGTCACCTTCGTCAGGGGGCCGGGCCGCACGGCGGCCGCATCAAACTCGCATTCGGGATGGGTCGCGCCCGCCTTGGGCGCGCCGGGCGGCGGCCGATCGGCCGCCGGTATTCACACGCAAACCAAGCTAGCACAGGCAACTGGGGCGAACAACCGGGGTTCCTCAGGGTTCCCGTTCAGTGCCTGAAACCGGGACCGGTGGGGCACCGGGACCCGCCGGCGCGGGCCGCCGATGACGCCACAACATGAGGCCACCGACCAGGCTGTAGGCCACCTGCACCAGGTAGGCCGCCAGTTCCATCGCCACGGCCTGCGGCGCCGCCAGGCCCGCCCAGGTGAGCAGGCTGGCCGACACCGATTCACGCAACCCTATACCGTTTATGGAGATAGGGAGCGTAAGACTGAGCGCGAGGAGCGGGATCAGCACGAGCAACTGCAGGGACGCAGCCAGGTCCAGTTCCAGACCCAGCCCCCGGGCCGCCGCCAGGTGGGTCAACAGGCGCAGCAGCTGGATGCCCACGCTCAGGCCGAAGACCCCGTTGAGCCAGGCGACGCGCGGGCGCAACCGGTGCAGGTCGCCCGCGAACTGGGTCAGTGGGCCCGCGAACCGGCCGAGGCCCACGCGGACAGCCATCTGGACGAGCAGGGCGCCGAGTCGTCGTGAGAGCAGCGCCGCCATGGCTGCGAACAGGAGCACACCCACCGGCAGCAGGGCCAGGGACACGGGCGGCAAGGGGATCGCCATGGCACCGGCCACGCCCATGGCCGCGCAGGCCAGCAGGGTCAATGCAGCCAGCCCGATCAGGCGATCCAGCAGCGTGGCGCCGAGCACTCCCGCACGGCGGCCGTCGCGCGCGCCGAGGTCGAGGATCTTCCAGGCGTCGCCGCCGATATTGGCGGGCAGGAAATTGTTGAAGAACAGACCGATGTGGTAGAGCCGGCTGATCTCGGCCCAGGTGGCCCGGATGCCGACCCCGCGCAGGATGAGGGCCCATTGCCAGGCGCCGAGCACGGCCGAGACGGCGTAGATCGCGAACGACAGCAGGAGCCAGCCCCAGCGCGGGCTGTGCAGGGCCGCCTCCACCTCGCGCAACGGCAGCTTCGTCAGCAGGAACGCGACCAGTACCAGGGTGCCGAAGACCTTCAGCCCCAGCAGCAGCCGGCTCCGCGTCGCGGCCGTCACCGCGCGTCCCCGGAACCCGGCTGGGCGCCGGCCGCAGCGGCGCGGCGGAACAGCGCCAGTGACTCGTCCACGCAGCGGTCCCAGTTGAAACTGCCGGCCCACACCCGCGCGCTGGCCGCCATGCGCTCAAGGTAGGCACTGTCGCGCAGCAGCAGCAGTGCGTGCGCGGCCATCGCCTGGGCGTCGCCGTAGGGCACGAGCACGCCGGTCTCGCCGTCGCGCACCGAGTCGCGCAGGCCGGGCGCATCGCTGGCCACCACCGGCAACCCGCACTGGTTGGCCTCGACCACGGTCAGCCCCCAGCCCTCCTTGGGACTCGGGTTCAGGAACACGTGGCAGCGGTGCAGCGAGTGCACCAGTTCGCCCCACGGCTGGAAGCCGCGGAACTCGATCTTCTCCGTGAGGCCCAGCTTGTTCGCCAGCCCGCGCAGGCGCTGCTCGTCGGGGCCGCGTCCCATGATCAGCAGGCGCGCCTCGGGCATTTCCTTCTGCACGATGTCGAAGGCGCGGATCGCCACGTCCAGGCTCTTGTAGCGGCGCAGCCGGCTCCAACTGACCAGCAGCGGCGTCGCGCTGCGCGGCGGCGGGTCGGCCAGCGTGAAGCGGCCATGATCCAGCCCGCAGAAGACGGTCGTCACGCGCGAAGGCTCCAGGCCCCGGGAAATCAGGTCGTCACGCGTCGAGGGACTGATCACCTCGAACTCGCAATGCCGATACACACGGGGGATCAGGCTCTCGGCCGCGTAGACGTAGGAGGCCACCAGGGGATTCGTCTCGCGGTAGACCGTGGTGCCGAACAGGTGCGGCACCACCGCCACCACCGGCACGCGGCCGGCATAGAGCGGCGTGAAGAACGGGACCTTGTTGATGTCCTCGACGATGAGGTCGTAACGGTTCCGCCGCAGCAGGCTGCGCATCAGCGGCGGCACGGCGAGGTTCGCCACGGTCCAATGCCCGCGACGATAGACCTCGACGCCGTCGATCTGCCCGCGAGGACCGCCGCCCGCATAATCGGCGCAGCAGAGATCGACCTGCCAGCCGCGCTTGACGGCGCCGGCCAGGATGTGGTGCAGGTGCTGCTCGGCGCCGCCGCTCATGGGGTCGCCGATATCCCGCCAGTTGACGGCCAGGATCCTCACGCGCCGCTCCCGCCCGCGACGGCCGCGGCCCCGCCGTACTTGCGTGCGATGATGCCGATGGTCGGCGTGGTGTACAGCGACAGCCGTCGCCGCGCGAACCACCGGCGCCAGGCTTCGCCCGCACGGGCCAGCGCCGGCAGCGGCTCGGGCCGCATGGGCAGCTTCACGCCGGTACGCGTCAGCAGGATCTTGCGCAGCGCGCGGTACCAGAGGCCGGGCACCATCCAGTCGCCGTAGCTTCGCGTGATGGTCGTGCCCTGTTCACGGGCAAGCTTCTCCAGCTGGTCGATGGTGAACTGCGTCTCCCAGCCGGCGAACCAGCGGTTGAGCGCGATGAGCACCTGCTTGCCGACGGTGTAGTAGTGGAACGTCTGCGGCACGTCGACCACGAGGTACCCGCCGGGCTTCAGCACGCGCACGTTCTCGCGCAGCAGGAAACCCGGTTCACGGAAGTGCTCGAGAAGGCCCTGGTGGAAGACGACGTCGAAGGCGCCGTCGGGAAACGGCATGCCCAGACCGTCGCCGCAGACAGCCGTGACGTCGGCGCGGGCCTGGGCAGCCGCCTTCTGGGTCAGTCCCAGCGAACCCTTCACGTAGTCGATGGTGACGACCGTCGCGCCGGCGGCGGCCAGCGCCACGGCATCGCGCCCGGTGCCCGCGCCGACTTCCAGGATGCGGCGGCCGCGCAGGCCGCCGGGCTCGCCGGCGAAGATGCCGGTGATCTCGCGCACCATGCGGCCGTCCGTCCCGTAGACATCATCCAGTTCGAGGCGGTCGGCCTGTTCCCAGAAGCGCTGCCAGTGGCCGGGGGTCGAAGCCCTCATGCGTCCTCTCCTGCGGGGTCGCCGGCGCCGCGCAGCGGCGTGTCGCCGAAGTCGGCATCCAACTCATGGTCGACGGCGGTCGACTCGTCGGCGTCGAGAGGCTCGTCGAACTGGTGACCCTCGGCGCCGGACGCGGACGCAACCTCCGGATAGACCTGGTGCGCCGCGCGATCCAGCACGCCGTTGACGAAGCCGACGGCGCCGTCCTCGCAATACCGGTGGGCCAGCTCGCAGGCTTCGTTGATGACGGCGCGGAAGGGCACCGTGGGGCTGTACTTGAGCTCGGTCAGGCCCAGGTAGAGAATGCACAGCTCGAGAGAGCCGAGACGCGACGGGTCCCAGCGCGCGCTGATGAGAGTCTTCAGCCAGCGCTCGGTGTCAGGGCGGTTGGTCTTGATCTTGAGGGCGAGGTCGCGTGCGAACACGGTCGTCTCGGGAGCGGATTCCCGGCGGAGCAGCTGGTCCTCCAGGACGACCAGCACATCGCCCCCGCCCATCAGCGAGGCGTAGAGCGACTGCAGGACGATCTCGCGGCCCTTTCTGCGTTTACCCACCGGTATTCTCCTGTCAAAGAACGACTCAATGTACGGTCTGCCCGGCCGGGCGGGAACCCGTCCCGGCCGGAATGCGCCGTCCAACGGGCCATGAGGCGCGAACCGCCCCGGAAGATAGCCCGCGCACCCCGAAATGACAATCAACAGCCGATCCCGGACCCGGGTTCCGCCGGGTCCCTAGCCCTTGTCGACGGCCGCCAGCAGGTCGATCATCTCGAGGGCCGTCAGCGCGGCGTCGAAGCCCTTGTTCCCGGCCTTGGTGCCCGAGCGCTCGAGCGCCTGGTCCAGGGTGTCGGCCGTCACGATACCGAAGGCCACGGGCACGCCGGTCTCCAGCGACACCTGGGCGATGCCCTTGGTCACCTCGCCGGCCACCAGCGCGAAGTGCGGGGTGTCGCCCTGGATGATGCAGCCCACGCAGATGATCGCCGCGTAGCGCCCGCTCGTCGCCAGCTTCTTGGCGGCCAGCGGGATCTCGAACCCGCCCGGCACCCAGGCGGTGTCGACCTGCTCGTCGGCCACGCCGTGGCGGCGCAGGCAGTCGAGCGCCCCGTCCAGCAGCTCGCTGGTGAAGAAGTCGTTGAAGCGGCTGGCCACGATCGCGATCCGCTTGCCGTGCGCGTCGAACTTGCCCTCGAAGTTGCGGCCCATCGTCCTCTCCTTGCCGGCGCGCCGGG comes from bacterium and encodes:
- a CDS encoding glycosyltransferase family 2 protein, whose protein sequence is MFEHDGPRAASPRVPLPPLVVVIVNWNGMAVLRDCLASLRDSRYHGLRVILVDNGSTDNSVPWTRQHHPGVEIIEAGENLRWAGGNNVALRRLLAEDGDPLILLLNNDTIVPEGSLHTLARALAADPLAWLATPRICYASDPARVWYDGGVVGRHSGWVRHDGIRKLAGRLDPQPRYVDYGTGCALLMTSEALRRLGLFDESFHFYGEDADYSLRARAAGGRILHVPRSLVLHKVSATLGQESPQRAWLRSRSHVRLMRTHWPRREWPLLLPSQAGYFAGHMAWNLWHGRLATALAIWQGAIDELSGRSH
- a CDS encoding glycosyltransferase family 2 protein, whose product is MSDEKAGPAPDDAGDAANGDAATCDLSVVVPAFNEAESLPELVERIAAAAASRNLSWEVWVIDDGSTDDTFAVTERLARERPQVHGLSFGRNFGKAAALAAGFRAAGGAVIITMDADLQDDPAEIPALMDKLDEGFDLVSGWKQKRRDSLVKNQTSKVFNWFTSRMCGLHLHDFNCGLKAYRREVTRRVRLYGEMHRYVPALAHLEGFRVAELPVRHAARKYGRTKYGMARFINGFLDLLTVYFLHAKRTSPLHFFGRLGLACLTAGGAISLYFLVWWMTGHGLRVRPTMVLGLVLIVLALQFVSLGLIAEMIVAGRRPETDYRVSRRV
- a CDS encoding GDP-mannose 4,6-dehydratase translates to MRGADAREIVAGLPGRVTSVLCPGAPVVVTGCAGFIGSTVSEALLELGCRVTGVDCLTDYYDPALKRENLAGCLAHPHFTFRQEDLQQLDPVALLAGQRACFHLAAQAGVRASWGDYFAEYLGRNVMATQRLLEACRQPSVKDTLARFVYSSSSSVYGDQEQLPVTEQALPQPLSPYGVTKMAAEHLCVLYAANFGVPTSSLRYFTVYGPRQRPDMAFRKYIEAALDGRVFHVYGDGRQTRDFTYVGDAVRSNLLAVACDKSWEVFNTGGGSRVAFGDSLQLLGELLREQAPGVTATLEYRPTADGDVRDTFAERTHVEKTIGYRPTVEFAEGLRREVAWAIARRRQS
- a CDS encoding DUF2723 domain-containing protein, whose protein sequence is MSAFFSALAVTFIYLLIWELARRADPDSGWLAHVGGVAGALFLAFSETFWSNAIEAEVYGLGAFMLALLAWLAVRWYDERQRAGSDMLLLLMIYLLGLGVGFHLGTLLVYPGIFVLLVLASRRKLAMVDLLLMSGGLALFLLSTTLHNNGLLVVMLIGYLALVGVRAATGHRFALYGSALFFLGLTVHAIMMIRAGASPEPFINQTAPEDFKTLMSVIRREQYPPLNPFTRQAPLGWQFGYYYRFLFEQFYFLGTGSGLLTTISTIVGPIFLALVGVMQGLRRLRPLIFVPLIGYLINGEILTLYLNFTNHEVRERDYFYFAAFMFAAVFIGLGVSALLRYLAGAEGKSAAEVEATGGDWRAPAKPVKLKPAVLAAAGVLVLLPLLPLMPGSTKYFEHDNTNNRIAYEYAWNILAGCDQNGILFTNGDNDTFPIWYLQEVEKFRRDVTVVNLSLINLPWYIKQLKHSPENPLAMQRSDAEIDALRHRLYEDPKTGERQFIMIKDYVLHDIVTANQGEKGRQLFFAVTIPQENMQRYYPNLQMEGMTYRLLDKAGPDNLPVTDPQAVLQNMLGVYKLGSVMQTDDAARNSVYRAMAGLSTDGPRRGLGQSSRELRASDLDSLARMIGRPRTDQYRVPNATFLLGNYPAALNRAGYEFYLQATEAAATDQARYKDLLASALAAFRASLAIAPFNDQALEFFPLLLVQAYRDDEAKTFLGSLQGNVPVEMEERTVFNSIRGFVRGGVPELAVQWLAERLSAQPERKFYYQVLFSVHQAVGDVAQARAVMEAWQKQSGEQDADMARGIEEMRKQSGTREQEQIKQQVEEALGR
- a CDS encoding DUF2723 domain-containing protein codes for the protein MTANWLRRPQVLIAAGVFVLTLAVYSATLNTTTPFWDAGEFITTAHIVGVPHQPGTPLYVLMGRVFDVLLSG
- a CDS encoding flippase-like domain-containing protein, translating into MTAATRSRLLLGLKVFGTLVLVAFLLTKLPLREVEAALHSPRWGWLLLSFAIYAVSAVLGAWQWALILRGVGIRATWAEISRLYHIGLFFNNFLPANIGGDAWKILDLGARDGRRAGVLGATLLDRLIGLAALTLLACAAMGVAGAMAIPLPPVSLALLPVGVLLFAAMAALLSRRLGALLVQMAVRVGLGRFAGPLTQFAGDLHRLRPRVAWLNGVFGLSVGIQLLRLLTHLAAARGLGLELDLAASLQLLVLIPLLALSLTLPISINGIGLRESVSASLLTWAGLAAPQAVAMELAAYLVQVAYSLVGGLMLWRHRRPAPAGPGAPPVPVSGTEREP
- a CDS encoding glycosyltransferase family 4 protein; protein product: MRILAVNWRDIGDPMSGGAEQHLHHILAGAVKRGWQVDLCCADYAGGGPRGQIDGVEVYRRGHWTVANLAVPPLMRSLLRRNRYDLIVEDINKVPFFTPLYAGRVPVVAVVPHLFGTTVYRETNPLVASYVYAAESLIPRVYRHCEFEVISPSTRDDLISRGLEPSRVTTVFCGLDHGRFTLADPPPRSATPLLVSWSRLRRYKSLDVAIRAFDIVQKEMPEARLLIMGRGPDEQRLRGLANKLGLTEKIEFRGFQPWGELVHSLHRCHVFLNPSPKEGWGLTVVEANQCGLPVVASDAPGLRDSVRDGETGVLVPYGDAQAMAAHALLLLRDSAYLERMAASARVWAGSFNWDRCVDESLALFRRAAAAGAQPGSGDAR
- a CDS encoding class I SAM-dependent methyltransferase, giving the protein MRASTPGHWQRFWEQADRLELDDVYGTDGRMVREITGIFAGEPGGLRGRRILEVGAGTGRDAVALAAAGATVVTIDYVKGSLGLTQKAAAQARADVTAVCGDGLGMPFPDGAFDVVFHQGLLEHFREPGFLLRENVRVLKPGGYLVVDVPQTFHYYTVGKQVLIALNRWFAGWETQFTIDQLEKLAREQGTTITRSYGDWMVPGLWYRALRKILLTRTGVKLPMRPEPLPALARAGEAWRRWFARRRLSLYTTPTIGIIARKYGGAAAVAGGSGA
- the nusB gene encoding transcription antitermination factor NusB, with the protein product MGKRRKGREIVLQSLYASLMGGGDVLVVLEDQLLRRESAPETTVFARDLALKIKTNRPDTERWLKTLISARWDPSRLGSLELCILYLGLTELKYSPTVPFRAVINEACELAHRYCEDGAVGFVNGVLDRAAHQVYPEVASASGAEGHQFDEPLDADESTAVDHELDADFGDTPLRGAGDPAGEDA
- a CDS encoding 6,7-dimethyl-8-ribityllumazine synthase — translated: MGRNFEGKFDAHGKRIAIVASRFNDFFTSELLDGALDCLRRHGVADEQVDTAWVPGGFEIPLAAKKLATSGRYAAIICVGCIIQGDTPHFALVAGEVTKGIAQVSLETGVPVAFGIVTADTLDQALERSGTKAGNKGFDAALTALEMIDLLAAVDKG